Genomic segment of Atribacterota bacterium:
ACATCTCTTCTTCTGACTTTTTCACCAGGTCCTGACCATTAAAATAAATGTGGCCTGCTACGATTTCGCCCTGGGGCTTTGGGTACAGTTTGAGAATGGAAAGAGCGGTCATGCTTTTTCCACAACCCGATTCACCCACAAGGCCCAGGGTTTCTTCTCGGTAAATGGTAAGATCGACTCCGTCAACGGCTCTGACCACACCCCCGGGAGTTTTGAGGTATGTTTTCAGATTTTCTATATTCAAAATCAGTTCGTCCATTTATACTCTGAGTCTGGGATCCAAAAGGTCTCTCATGCCATCACCCAGGAGATTTAATCCTAACACTGCGCACATAATCGCAATTCCTGGAAAGGTTGCTGCCCACCAAGCACCGGCAGTCAATGCCTGACGGCTTCCAGAAAGCATAGCTCCCCATTCTGGGGTGGGAGGAAGCGCTCCGAGGCCTAGAAACCCCAGGGCAGCGGCGTCGAGGACGGCTCCAGCGGTACTCAGTGTGGCGTAGACGATAACTGGCGCGATTGCATTGGGAAGGATATGGTGCCAGATGATTCGTCCGTGGCTTGCACCGAGGGCTTTTTCGGCTTCGATGTACTCCATTTCTCGAATGACGAGTACCGCGCTTCGGACCACTCGGGCCATCTGGGGTGTGTAGACGATACCAATGGCAATCATGGCCTTTTCAAGGCCCGGTCCTAAGGCGGCCATGATGGTGATGGCCAGAAGGATGCTGGGGAAAGCGAACATCACGTCCACAATACGCATGAGGAGTGTATCTATCCATCCTCCGAAGTATCCAGAGAAAACCCCCAGGATAAGGCCTAAAACGGTGGAAATGGCCACGGCGATAAAACCCACCAGAAGTGAAGTTCGAGTTCCCCAGATGATGCGAGAAAGGATACATCGGCCTAAATAGTCAGTGCCCAGAGGATAAGAAGCGTATTCCCGACCAGCCCAGAAACCAGGTTTAAGGCGCTGAGAGAGATTCCTTTTGATGGGGTCATTTGGAGCAAGGTAATTTGGAAAAAGCGCCACGATTACCATTATTACGATGATACCCAGACCCACCAGAGCGGCCTTATTTTTCTTCGCTACTCGGAATGTTTCAAGGACCTGAGCTCTTCTTAGCATGGCTATCGATACCGGATTCGAGGATTGATGTAAGCATAAAGAAGGTCTGTGAAGAGATTGACCAATACGAACGTGAGTGCAATGAAAAGGACTGCCCCCTGAATAGCTGGATAATCTCGGGCGTAGACGGCGTCCACCGTATATCTTCCCAGGCCCGGCCAGGCAAAAACAGTTTCGGTGAGAATGGCACCCCCCAAAAGGAGTCCGAATTCCATGCCGATAACTGTAACAATCGGGATAAGGGCGTTACGAAGGGCATGCTTGTAAATCACCACCCGTTCTGGCAAACCCTTGGCTCGTTCGGTCCGGATAAAATCTTGACGAATCACCTCCAACATCGAAGATCGAGTCATACGCGCAATAAGTGCTGCAGGAATGGTTCCTAAGGCAATACCAGGGAGGATAAGGTGAGAAAGCGCGTCAAGGAAAGCTTTACCATTTCCAGTGAGCAAAGCATCGAGAAGGTGGAGGCCGGTAATGGTTCGAAGTGCTACATCAGGACTCAGTCGGCCTGAAATGGGAAAAAGGTCAAATTTCAGACCAAAAATGAGCATGAGCATGAGTCCCAGCCAGAAAACAGGCATGGAAATGCCAAACAGTGCTCCAATCATGGAAAGATAGTCAAAAACTGAATACTGACGCACAGCCGAAATAATTCCCGCGGTAATGCCCAAAAGAACTGCAATGAGCATGGCAAAAATCGAGAGTTCTAATGTGGCTGGGAAGCGATGGCGAATCTCTTTGAGTACCGGAGCGTGAGTGGTAATGGAAGTACCAAAATCTCCCCGGAGGACGCTTTGTAACCATATGAAATACTGAATGGAGAGTGGCTTGTCCAGGCCCCATTTGTCCCGTACCGCCTTGATGAATTCTGGCGAAGCATGTTCTCCAGCCAGAACCTTGGCTGGGTCTCCCGGTGCAAGGCGTACCAGAAAAAAGACAATAACGGAGACCCCAAGAAGGACTGGAATAATCAATAAAAGCCTCTTTAAAAGGTACCGTTTCACACCTGTACCATCTTTTTTATCGTGGGGTGCTTTGAGCACCCCATG
This window contains:
- a CDS encoding ABC transporter permease, whose product is MLRRAQVLETFRVAKKNKAALVGLGIIVIMVIVALFPNYLAPNDPIKRNLSQRLKPGFWAGREYASYPLGTDYLGRCILSRIIWGTRTSLLVGFIAVAISTVLGLILGVFSGYFGGWIDTLLMRIVDVMFAFPSILLAITIMAALGPGLEKAMIAIGIVYTPQMARVVRSAVLVIREMEYIEAEKALGASHGRIIWHHILPNAIAPVIVYATLSTAGAVLDAAALGFLGLGALPPTPEWGAMLSGSRQALTAGAWWAATFPGIAIMCAVLGLNLLGDGMRDLLDPRLRV
- a CDS encoding ABC transporter permease, producing MKRYLLKRLLLIIPVLLGVSVIVFFLVRLAPGDPAKVLAGEHASPEFIKAVRDKWGLDKPLSIQYFIWLQSVLRGDFGTSITTHAPVLKEIRHRFPATLELSIFAMLIAVLLGITAGIISAVRQYSVFDYLSMIGALFGISMPVFWLGLMLMLIFGLKFDLFPISGRLSPDVALRTITGLHLLDALLTGNGKAFLDALSHLILPGIALGTIPAALIARMTRSSMLEVIRQDFIRTERAKGLPERVVIYKHALRNALIPIVTVIGMEFGLLLGGAILTETVFAWPGLGRYTVDAVYARDYPAIQGAVLFIALTFVLVNLFTDLLYAYINPRIRYR